Part of the Jatrophihabitans sp. GAS493 genome, GGGGGTGGCCGTGCTGGACCGGATCCGGCCCTGGCTGGCGCTGCTGGTCGCATTGAGCGCGAACTCGCCCTTCCTCGCCGGCGAGGACACCGGTTATGCCAGCTATCGCACGGTGCTGTGGGGGCAGTGGCCGACGTCCGGGATCGCCGATCCCTTCGGCGACGTAGCCGGCTACGAGCGGGCCCGGGCGGCGCTGGTCTCCAGTGGCGCTGCCATCGATGACGGGATGATCTACTTCGATGCTCGGCTGTCAGCGCGCTACCCGACCGTGGAGGTGCGCGTGGCGGATGTCTGTGCCAACGCCGCCGACGCGGTCACCATCGCGGCTGTGGTTCGGGGGCTCGTCTCGACCGCCGCCACGGCAGCACGGGACGGCCGCGAAGTGCTCGGAGTCCGCAGCGAACTGCTCCGCGCCGCCTCCTGGCGGGCGGCCCGCTTCGGCACCGAACAGGACCTCGTCGACGTCTCCACCGCTCATGTCGTGCCAGCCTGGAACCTCATCGATCACATGGTCGACGTGATCGGCCCAGCGCTGCTGGACGCCGGCGACAGCGACCTCGTCCATTCCGGTCTGGAGGATCTGCGCCGTCGGGGCAGCGGTGCCCGCCTGCAGCGCCTCGCCTACACCAGCTCGGGCAGCATCGACGGGATCGTCGACGCGGTGGCCGCGCAGACGATCGCCTGAGGCTGACGGGTTTCGTTCTGCCCGTTTGGGGGTACCAGAACGGACGTCTGCCGAAACGGTGAGGGAGCGCGTCGTGTGGGAGGAAACGTATGTCGGATGACCCGGTACGCGGCGTGCTCTTCGATGTCGACGGCACGCTGGTCGACACCACGTACGTCCACACGCTCTGCTGGACCTACGCCCTGGGCAGCCGTGGGCACGACTGCCCGATGGCCACGGTGCACCGGAGTATTGGTATGGGATCGACGGAACTGCTCGATCATCTCCTCGGTGCCGGCCGTGACCGGGGTGAGGACGACCTGCTCTCCGCCGCCCATCTGACGCTGTACCGGCAGTATTGGGGGAGGCTGCGCCCGATTCCGGGTGCCCTCGACCTGCTCCGCGGCTGCCGGCGACTCGGACTGCGCAGCGTTCTCGCCTCGTCGGCGTCGGACGAGGAACTCGCGATGCTGCGCAGCACGTTGAACGCCGACGAGCTGCTGCACGAGTCCACCTCCTCCGACGATGCGGCGTCCGGTAAGCCGCAGCCGGACATTCTGCAAGCGGCGATGGAGCAGGGCAGACTGACCCGGGATGGCGTTGTTTTCGTGGGAGATTCCGTCTGGGATGCGCAGGCGGCGGCACGTGCCGGTATCGCCTTCATCGGGCTGACCTGCGGCGGAACCAGCGCCGCCGAACTCCTCGACGCCGGTGCCGTCGAAGTCTGGCGCGATCCACTGGAGCTCACCGGGCACGTGGAGGAGAGCCGCATCTACGCCTTGGCCCAAGACTGAGTGTTGAGTAAAACCCGACCAATCACCTGCCAATCCGCGCCAATCAACCCAGCCACGTGAAGGGACCGCCTCCATGCTGCAGATCGGTTACACCCTGATGTGCGAACAATCCGCGCCGGCGGCCCTGGTGGCTGACGCCGTTCGAGCCGAGGAGGTCGGCTTCTCCTTCGAGGTGATGAGCGATCATCTCTTCCCGTGGTTGGAGAGTCAGGGGCACTCTCCGGCAGCCTGGCCGCTGCTCGGCGCGGTCGCCCAGGCGACGAGCCGGGTCGAGCTGATGACCTACGTAACCTGCCCCAGCTTCCGCTACCACCCGGTGGTGATCGCGCAGCAGGCGGCGACGGTGAGCCTCCTCTCCGGGGGCAGGTTCACCCTCGGGCTGGGGTCAGGCGAGAACTTGAACGAGCATGTGCTGGCCGCCGGGTGGCCGCCGTTCAATCTGCGTCACGAGCGGTTCGGCGAGGCGGTCGAGATCATTCAGGCCCTTCTCGCAGGTGGCTACGTCAACTATGCGGGCAAGCACTTCCAGGTGGATTCGGCGAAACTATGGGACCTTCCGGTTACGCCCCCGCCGATCGCGATCGCCGCCTCCGGGGCGTCCTCGTCCGAACTGGCCGGGAGATTGGGCGACGCACTCATCGCCGTCCAGCCCGATAAGGCGATCTGCGAGCGGTTCGACGCGGCGGGCGGCGGCGGGAAGCCGCGGATCGGGCAGCTCCCGGTCTGCTATGACGCCGATCGGGACGCTGCGGTCGCCCGCGCCCACGACCAGTTCCGGTGGTTCGGCGGAGGCTGGGCCATCAACTCGGAGCTTCCGGGGACAGCCGCCTTCGCGGCCGCCAGCCAATTCGTCACTCCGGCCGACGTCGCCGACGCCATTCCCTGTGGTGACGATGTCTCGGCCGTCGTGGCGAAGGCGGCCGAGTTCGCCGACGCCGGCTTCACCCACCTCGCCCTGATCCAGATCGGCGGCGAGTATCAGGACGAGTTCCTCGGGTGGGCGGAGAAAGAACTGCTGCCGGCTCTGGAACGGCTCTGAGCTGGCTGAGCTGCTGAACCGGCTGAGCCGACCGCGCGGCGAATGGCGAGCGGTTAGAAGACCGCGCCGGGATTGAGAATCCCCTGCGGATCCAAGGCATCCTTGATCCGCTGATTGAGCGCCAAGACGTCCGCACCGAGGTAGTCGCCGAGCCAGGGCTTCTTGAGCCGACCGACGCCGTGCTCGCCGGTGATGGTCCCGCCGAGCGCGATCGCCAGCTCCATGACCTCTCCGTAAGCGAGGTGGGCCCGGGCCTTCGAATCCGCATCCATGGGGTTGAAGACGATCAGTGGATGGGTGTTCCCGTCGCCGGCGTGGGCGATCACCGGAATGACGATGTCGCGCCGGGCTGAAATCTGTTCGATCCCCTGAACCAGCGCCCCCAGCTGGGTAAGCGGTACCCCGACGTCCTCCAGCAGCAGCGAGCCCTTCCGTTCGACGGCGGGGATGGCCATTCGGCGAGCGTGGACGAATGCCTCGCCGGTCTCCTCATCGTCGGTCGAGAAGGCCTCGGTCGCCCCGTTCGTCTGGCAGATCTCCATGATCTCGGCGATCTCAACCGCGGAGTGGCCCAGCGCCTCGTCCGACTGAACGATCAGCATTCCTTCGGCGTCGCGGTCCAGGCCCATGGTGAGGAGATCCTCGACGGCGTTGATCGAGGCCTTGTCCATGAATTCGAGCATGGATGGCCGCATGCGTCGGGTGATCTGCAGTACGGCGTTGGTCGCCCCGCCCAGGGACGCGAAGGTTGCCACCAGCGTCGCCGGCGGTCGCTGGGCCGGGACGAGGCGGAGGATCACTTCGGTGATCACCCCGAGGGTGCCCTCGCTTCCGACGAAGAGCTTGGTCATTGACAACCCGGCGACGTCCTTCAAGCGCGCCCCGCCGAGATTCACCGCCGTTCCATCGGCCAGCACCACGGTGAGGCCGAGAACGTAGTCGGTGGTGACCCCGTATTTCACACAGCACAGGCCGCCGGCGTTGGTGGCGACGTTCCCACCGATGGAGCAGATTTCGTAGGACGACGGATCGGGTGGATACCAGAGGCGGTGCTCGGCGGCGGCGGCTTTGAGTTCGGCGTTGAGGACCCCGGGACCGACGACTGCGGTGCGGGTGACCGGATCGATGTCGATTGCCCGCATGTTCTCCAGAGAGATCATGATGCACCCGTCGAGCGCCGAGGCTCCGCCGGAGAGTCCGGAACCGGCACCGCGCGGTATGACCGCGAGATTGTGAGCAGCGGCGAAGCGCACGACCGCCTGCACGTCCTCGGTGGAGGTGACCCGGACAACCGCGAGGGGCATGCCCGCCTCAGGGTCGTTGGCCCGATCCCAGCGATAGGCGGATTTGCGGGTCTCGTCCTGGATGACTACGCCCGGCGGCAGGACCCGCTCCAGCGAGGTCAGGTCGGTCGCCGACTCCATGGCCGGCTCCACAGTCGTCGAGGGCTCGGTGGTCATGGGCGAATCACCTCCGGTCTCGGGCGCAATCGGGCAATGTTGTCGCCGGGCTGGTTCCAAGTTACGCGAGCCCACCGTCGAGGTACTCACGCAGCATCCGCTCGCCCAGGGCCTCGATAAGGGTCTTGGCGCCCTCCATGCTGCGCCGCCGATCCGGCTCGAGATCCCGCAATGCCCAGACGCCGTCGAATCCGGCCGTCCGCCACGAATCTGGGGAGAGCTCGTTGGTCGCGCAGACGGCGACCACGGGTATGGACGCGCTCCGGGCGGCTCGGGCGACCCCCACCGAGGCCTTGCCGCTGAGGCTCTGCTCATCGAGCGAACCTTCGCCGGTGACGACGAGGTCGACGCCGGTGAGCAGGCTGGCGAAGTCGATCAACTCCAGGACCCAGTCCACCCCGGAGACGACTTGGGCGTTGAAGACTGACTGGAGGGCGAAGCCCACGCCTCCCGCGGCGCCCGCCCCGGGCGCGCTTCGCAGGCACCGCCCGGTGGCGGTGTCGATGAGTCCGGCCCACCTCGCCAAGGCATCGTCGAGTAGCGGCAGGTCAGCCGGGGCCGCGCCTTTCTGGGGTCCGAAGACGTAGGCCGCACCATGGCGACCGAGCAGCGGGTTCGTCACGTCGGTGGCTGCCACCAGGCGGATGCCCGAGGTGAGTAGGTGAACCTGCGTCAGATCGATGCCGGTCGCGAGCGTGAGCCCGCGCGCCCCGAGCGGTACTGGGTGGCCTGTGGCGTCCAGAAGCCGCGCCCCGAGCCCGACCAGGAGTCCCGAGCCGCCATCGGTCGAGCAGCTGCCGCCCACCCCGACGATTACTTGGGTGCACCCCGCTTCGATCGCGGCGCGGATCGCCACCCCTACGCCCAGCGTGGAGGCATCCCACGGCTGCGGTCCGGGCCGGGGTAGGCGCCCCGGTCCGGCCAGTTCGGCCAGCTCGACGAGTGCGGTAGAGCCACGGCGCGCGTATCGAGCCGGGAACCAGCCTTCGTCCAGCGGATCGGGCACGGCCACCGGGCGAGCATCGAAACCGGCGGTCAGTGCCGCATCGATCGTCCCCTCGCCGCCGTCGGCGACCATTGCCCGGGTGACGGCGATTGACGGATCGACTCGACGCAGCCCCTTCTCGAGCCCATCGGCGACCTCCCGGGAGGTGAGCGAGCCCTTGAATTTGTCCGAGGCGATCAGGACTCTCATGGCCGCAAGTATCTACGTGGCCCTCAGCCGACGGCGAGTTCGCCCATCGCCGACCAGCCGTCGCCCGGCGTCGTCACGTTGATGATCTTCGGCGTCGCCGAGATGACGCCGGGCATCCAGGCCATCGCAGTCTTGAAGTGCGCGGAGTTGACGTGTGCCGCGCCGGCATCGTCGTCCCGGAAGGCCTCGACCACGACATACTCATTCGGATCGTCCGCGCTGCGCGACCATTCGAAGAAGAGATTTCCGGGCTCGGCGCGGGTGGCCGCAGTGAAATCGGCGACGAGCTCCGGCCACTCGTCGCTTCGCTCGGGGCGAATTGGAAACTTGACCACGATGAAGATCATGACCATAAGAATATGCCTCAACCGGCTTGAGCTCTTGAACTATTGGACTGGCGAATAATTGGTGGTACCGCAACGTACCGCGATCGGATACGGTAGCGAACGACGAGTGTGACCTGCATCTCGCCGTCCACCTTCTACCGATATCGGGGTAACCAATGACTGCCTGCCCAGAGGGGACGAGATGAGCGTCTCCGTCCCGACCGAGAGGTCAATCGAACGTCCCACCCGGTCTTCACGGAGCCGGCGCTGGCGCGTCAAGGCCGTGCTCTTGACCGTCGCCCTAACTTCGGCCGCCGCCGTCGGCGTGGTGGCCAATCCGCTCGGCGCGAGCGCTTCAAGCGGTTCGTTCTACACCTACAGCGGGTCGACGCCGCTGAGCAGCATTGCCCCCGGCACGGTGCTGAAGACCCGCACTCTCACCTATCACGTGGTCGGAATCCCGATCCCGCTCGGGGCAACCCAACTGCTATACCGCTCCACCGGGTCGCTCGGGCAGCCGACGACGAACGTCACTACGGTGATCCAGCCGCCATTCCGGTTCGGAGCGCCGAAGATCGTCTCGTACCAGTCCTTCTACGACTCGCTGAACCCGGCCGACGAACCGTCGGTCGCCATCGCCGGCAATGTCTCGCTCGGAGGCATCATCCCGAATATCGAGACGCTGCTTATCGCGCCGGTGCTGCTCTCCGGGTACAGCGTCGAGATCCCGGACACCGAGGGGCAGCCGGCTGATTTCGCGGCCGGTCCCGAGTACGGGATGAACACCCTCGACGGGCTGCGGGCGGCCTTCGCCTCACCCTCGCTCGGCTTCCGCCCGGACACCAAAGTCGGCATGATCGGCTACTCCGGGGGCGCCATCGCCACCGAGTGGGCCAGCGAGTTGGCGCCGAAGTACGCGCCGGATGTCAACCGCCATCTGGTCGGCGCGGCGATGGGCGGGGTCCTCGTCGACCCGGCCCACAACCTGCACTACATCGACGGCAGCTCCATCTGGGCCGGAGTCATGCCGATGGCGATCATCGGCGTCTCTCGCAGCTTCAACGTCGACCTGACGCCGTACCTGAGCGACTACGGGGTTCAGGTCTACAAAAAGCTACTGAACGCATCGATCATCAACGCGCTCGGGCAGTACTCGGGCCTGACTTGGACACAACTGGCCAAGCCGCAGTACCCGACGCCAGAGAGCGTGCCGGTCTACGTGCACTTGGTCAACCAGCTCATCATGGGCACCGGCGGCACGCCGACGACACCCTTGTTCATCGGACAGGGTGCCAATGGCACCTTGGAGGGCACGCCGGTGTCGCCGACCTTCGGCCCAGGCGACGGGGTGATGGTGACCGGCGATGTGCGGGCGCTGGCCAACCAGTACTGCGCCCGCGGGGTCCGCGTCCAGTACGACCAGTACGACTCGACCAGCCACGTCACCAGTGTTCCGACCTGGCTACCGGCGGCACTGGGCTGGCTGAAGGATCGCTTCGGCACCACCCAGGCGCCGACGAACTGCGGTCAGTACGCGGCGGGCAACTCGCTGGCGCCCATCCCGGAGTAACGATCAGCGGGCTGCGCTCGCCGGTCTCAGGACGGCGAGCGCAGCATCGCTGAGCGGCGCGGCCTGGTTGGTCCTACGAGAGTTGGCGATCATCACGGCGCGGTCATACGTCGGCCACCTGGGGCGCGACCTCCGTGCCGAGCAGTTCGATGCCCCGCAGCAGATCACGGTGGGCCAATCGCGGATTCGTCATCTGCAGCGACAGACGGTCCACTCCGCCCAGCTGCTCCGCAACCCGGCGGAGTTTCGTCGCGATGGTCTGCGGATCGCCGAGGAAGAACGCGCCGTCGGGGCCGCTGGTGGCATCGAACTGGGCGCGGCTCGGCGTCGGGAAGCCACGTTCGGCCGCCACCTTGGTGAACATCTGTAGCCAGCCGGGGTAGATGGTGTCGGCCGCCGACCGCACGCTTTCGCCGACATAGCCGAAGACGTGGAGACCGACTTTCAGGGTCTCCGGGGCGTGCCCGGCCTCCGCCCCGGCCCGGCGGTAGAGGTCGACCAGCGGGGCGAAACGGCGGGGCTCGCCACCGATGATGGCGACCATCAGCGGCAGTCCGAGCAGCCCGGCCCGCACGAACGATTCAGGTGTGCCGCCGACCCCGACCCAGATCGGGAGCGGATTCTGAACCGGACGCGGGTAGACGCCCTGGCCACTCAACGCCGGGCGGTGCTGACCCGACCAGGTGACATGAGTCGAATCGCGGATCCGGAGCAATAGGTCGAGTTTCTCGGCAAAAAGCGTGTCGTAGTCGGCCAGATCGAGGCCGAACAGCGGGAAGGCTTCGGTGAACGAGCCGCGTCCGACCACGAGGTCGATACGCCCCTTGGAGATGAGGTCCAAGGTCGCGAACTGCTGGAAGACACGTACCGGGTCGGCTGCGCTGAGCACCGTCACGGCGCTGCCCAGCCGGATGCGCGTGGTGCGGGCCGCCGCTGCCGCGAGGATCACCGGTGGTGCGGAGTCGTAGTACTCCTCGCGATGATGCTCACCGATTCCGAATGAGTAGAGGCCGGCGGCATCGGCGAGCGTGATCTCTTCCAGGAGGTGCTCGATCCGCTCCTGCGGACCAACGACCCGTTCGGTCTGCGGATCGGTCACGGTCGAGACGAAACTGTCGACGCCGATATGCATGGTGTCCTTCCTGTCTTTCACCGCGCCGGGGAACGTCCGGTTCAACGATGTTGAGGGCGCTGCCGACGATCTCTGGCGTGCGAAGCGTCATCTCGTTCATAGTCTCATCGTGAGGACTCAGCGAGCGGTACGGCTCGGTCTGTGGACAACCATCGCCGATTGTCGGTGGGGTGTTGTAGGTTCGCGGCGGGACCACTCCAGCCTTCTTTGATTGTGCGAATCACCTTATTTTTGTTGATGATTCGGGTTGTCATCGCTCACGTGTTCGAGTAGTGTCGGGGGCATGGTTGGAGGGCCTGAAGTCGACGCATCACCGAAAGTGGCTGCCCTGTTGGCGGCGGTCACGGCGGCGGTCGACACCCTGCTCGACGCCCCGTTGCCGTCATTGACGTCCACGGAGCTGCTGGAACTGCTGCAGGGCTGGGAGACGCACCGCCGCCGTGAGGTCGCGGTGGAGCATCTGCTGCTGTCCGCGGTGATGGGACGAGGGGTGGCCGGTGAATATGGATTCGCGTCCCCGCAGGCGTTGTTGGTGGGGGTGTTGCGGGTCGATCCAGGGGAGGCGAAGGCCCGGGTCAGAGCGGCGCAGGACTTGGGTCCGCGGACCGGTCTGACCGGGGAGGTATTGGACCCGGTGTTCGGTGAGACCGCGGCCGCGCAGAAGGCCGGGGTGATCTCGGCTGGGCATGCGAAGGTCATCACCACCACGCTGGACGGGTTGAGCGAGGACCTGGACTTTGAGCACGGGGCCCGGGTCCAGAGCGAATTGGTGGCCCAGGCCCGCTGGTTCACCCCCCGAGACCTCGCAAAGTTGGCGGCGCGGGTGGTGGCCCATCTCGACCCTGACGGCACCGCACCGTCTGATGCCCGGCAGCAGCGAAACCGGGGGTTCACGTTGGCCCGGCGCCCGGATGGGATGGTCATCCCGACCGGAGCGCTGACCCCGGCCTGCGGCGCCGCGTTGGAAGCGGTCCTCGACTGTCTCAGCGCCCCCACCCCCGCGACCCCCGCCCCGGCCAGCGACACCGATGCCGGTGCCGGCCAGACCGGCACGACGGGTGGCGCGGCCGGCGACAGCGGCGGTGTCGGTGGCGGGGTGGTGGAACGTGACTCCCGGACCCCGGCGCAACGCCGCCACGACGCGTTGCTGGACTCCTCCCTCCGACTCCTGGCCGACGGTGGACTACCACCCAGCGGTGGGGTACCGACGACGCTGCTGATCACCATGAGCGACGAACAACTCCGCACCCGCGAGGGTTACGCGTGCACCCCGCACGGGGACCTGATCTCGGTGGAC contains:
- a CDS encoding glutamate--cysteine ligase, encoding MRTVGVEEEFLLVHAGSSQLAAAGDEVVAAAEAASDGQFEHELKRQQAELGTRPTTSLSELAGELRRRRSELASAAAGEGARLLACGTSPLDQHVSTTPVHRYEQMMRVFGRVARTQLTCGMHVHVSVESPDEGVAVLDRIRPWLALLVALSANSPFLAGEDTGYASYRTVLWGQWPTSGIADPFGDVAGYERARAALVSSGAAIDDGMIYFDARLSARYPTVEVRVADVCANAADAVTIAAVVRGLVSTAATAARDGREVLGVRSELLRAASWRAARFGTEQDLVDVSTAHVVPAWNLIDHMVDVIGPALLDAGDSDLVHSGLEDLRRRGSGARLQRLAYTSSGSIDGIVDAVAAQTIA
- a CDS encoding HAD family hydrolase, whose translation is MSDDPVRGVLFDVDGTLVDTTYVHTLCWTYALGSRGHDCPMATVHRSIGMGSTELLDHLLGAGRDRGEDDLLSAAHLTLYRQYWGRLRPIPGALDLLRGCRRLGLRSVLASSASDEELAMLRSTLNADELLHESTSSDDAASGKPQPDILQAAMEQGRLTRDGVVFVGDSVWDAQAAARAGIAFIGLTCGGTSAAELLDAGAVEVWRDPLELTGHVEESRIYALAQD
- a CDS encoding TIGR03557 family F420-dependent LLM class oxidoreductase — translated: MLQIGYTLMCEQSAPAALVADAVRAEEVGFSFEVMSDHLFPWLESQGHSPAAWPLLGAVAQATSRVELMTYVTCPSFRYHPVVIAQQAATVSLLSGGRFTLGLGSGENLNEHVLAAGWPPFNLRHERFGEAVEIIQALLAGGYVNYAGKHFQVDSAKLWDLPVTPPPIAIAASGASSSELAGRLGDALIAVQPDKAICERFDAAGGGGKPRIGQLPVCYDADRDAAVARAHDQFRWFGGGWAINSELPGTAAFAAASQFVTPADVADAIPCGDDVSAVVAKAAEFADAGFTHLALIQIGGEYQDEFLGWAEKELLPALERL
- a CDS encoding FAD-linked oxidase C-terminal domain-containing protein; translated protein: MESATDLTSLERVLPPGVVIQDETRKSAYRWDRANDPEAGMPLAVVRVTSTEDVQAVVRFAAAHNLAVIPRGAGSGLSGGASALDGCIMISLENMRAIDIDPVTRTAVVGPGVLNAELKAAAAEHRLWYPPDPSSYEICSIGGNVATNAGGLCCVKYGVTTDYVLGLTVVLADGTAVNLGGARLKDVAGLSMTKLFVGSEGTLGVITEVILRLVPAQRPPATLVATFASLGGATNAVLQITRRMRPSMLEFMDKASINAVEDLLTMGLDRDAEGMLIVQSDEALGHSAVEIAEIMEICQTNGATEAFSTDDEETGEAFVHARRMAIPAVERKGSLLLEDVGVPLTQLGALVQGIEQISARRDIVIPVIAHAGDGNTHPLIVFNPMDADSKARAHLAYGEVMELAIALGGTITGEHGVGRLKKPWLGDYLGADVLALNQRIKDALDPQGILNPGAVF
- a CDS encoding glycerate kinase; translation: MRVLIASDKFKGSLTSREVADGLEKGLRRVDPSIAVTRAMVADGGEGTIDAALTAGFDARPVAVPDPLDEGWFPARYARRGSTALVELAELAGPGRLPRPGPQPWDASTLGVGVAIRAAIEAGCTQVIVGVGGSCSTDGGSGLLVGLGARLLDATGHPVPLGARGLTLATGIDLTQVHLLTSGIRLVAATDVTNPLLGRHGAAYVFGPQKGAAPADLPLLDDALARWAGLIDTATGRCLRSAPGAGAAGGVGFALQSVFNAQVVSGVDWVLELIDFASLLTGVDLVVTGEGSLDEQSLSGKASVGVARAARSASIPVVAVCATNELSPDSWRTAGFDGVWALRDLEPDRRRSMEGAKTLIEALGERMLREYLDGGLA
- a CDS encoding putative quinol monooxygenase yields the protein MIFIVVKFPIRPERSDEWPELVADFTAATRAEPGNLFFEWSRSADDPNEYVVVEAFRDDDAGAAHVNSAHFKTAMAWMPGVISATPKIINVTTPGDGWSAMGELAVG
- a CDS encoding lipase family protein, translated to MTVALTSAAAVGVVANPLGASASSGSFYTYSGSTPLSSIAPGTVLKTRTLTYHVVGIPIPLGATQLLYRSTGSLGQPTTNVTTVIQPPFRFGAPKIVSYQSFYDSLNPADEPSVAIAGNVSLGGIIPNIETLLIAPVLLSGYSVEIPDTEGQPADFAAGPEYGMNTLDGLRAAFASPSLGFRPDTKVGMIGYSGGAIATEWASELAPKYAPDVNRHLVGAAMGGVLVDPAHNLHYIDGSSIWAGVMPMAIIGVSRSFNVDLTPYLSDYGVQVYKKLLNASIINALGQYSGLTWTQLAKPQYPTPESVPVYVHLVNQLIMGTGGTPTTPLFIGQGANGTLEGTPVSPTFGPGDGVMVTGDVRALANQYCARGVRVQYDQYDSTSHVTSVPTWLPAALGWLKDRFGTTQAPTNCGQYAAGNSLAPIPE
- a CDS encoding Atu2307/SP_0267 family LLM class monooxygenase, with protein sequence MHIGVDSFVSTVTDPQTERVVGPQERIEHLLEEITLADAAGLYSFGIGEHHREEYYDSAPPVILAAAAARTTRIRLGSAVTVLSAADPVRVFQQFATLDLISKGRIDLVVGRGSFTEAFPLFGLDLADYDTLFAEKLDLLLRIRDSTHVTWSGQHRPALSGQGVYPRPVQNPLPIWVGVGGTPESFVRAGLLGLPLMVAIIGGEPRRFAPLVDLYRRAGAEAGHAPETLKVGLHVFGYVGESVRSAADTIYPGWLQMFTKVAAERGFPTPSRAQFDATSGPDGAFFLGDPQTIATKLRRVAEQLGGVDRLSLQMTNPRLAHRDLLRGIELLGTEVAPQVADV
- a CDS encoding HNH endonuclease signature motif containing protein; protein product: MVGGPEVDASPKVAALLAAVTAAVDTLLDAPLPSLTSTELLELLQGWETHRRREVAVEHLLLSAVMGRGVAGEYGFASPQALLVGVLRVDPGEAKARVRAAQDLGPRTGLTGEVLDPVFGETAAAQKAGVISAGHAKVITTTLDGLSEDLDFEHGARVQSELVAQARWFTPRDLAKLAARVVAHLDPDGTAPSDARQQRNRGFTLARRPDGMVIPTGALTPACGAALEAVLDCLSAPTPATPAPASDTDAGAGQTGTTGGAAGDSGGVGGGVVERDSRTPAQRRHDALLDSSLRLLADGGLPPSGGVPTTLLITMSDEQLRTREGYACTPHGDLISVDEALGLADQTEIITTTLSRTGGVLDVGRTKRCATPTMRLALFARDRGCCFPGCTMPATWTQAHHVTPWQDGGITAVTNTCLLCGFHHRTFQKMGWQVYINDGIPYWIPPPWIDPHQQPTRNTQHHPPPIPIDSAPIRADRDDGPSSGEAVDRHDVGGGLQ